The stretch of DNA GCGACAGTCCGATCCCCCAGTGAAACACACAGTTGACCGCTCCAAAAATAATTCTTCGAGTAGGTGGGACTGAAATATGAGCCAGCAGCGACGCGAAATCGGCTACATCGGTCTGAACCACCACCACGCCGAACCCTACCTCAAGAGCATTGAGGATCTGCCTGTCGAGATTACCGGTGCGTGTGAACCCGACGAGTCGGTCGCCCTCGATTCAATCGACGGACTCGAGGCGATTCCGACGTACCGATCGGTGACTGAACTCCTTGATCGCGAACAACCCGATTTGGTCTGGTTGACACTGTCCAACGAGCAGACCCCGGAGGTCATCATTGAGGCGGTTGAGCGCGGTATCGACGTCTTCACCGAAAAGCCGGTTGCCAGAACGGCTGCCGACCTTCGGCCCGTAATCGACTCCGTCGAGGAGTCCGAGGCGACCGTCGGTGTGTCGTACTCTTGGCGTGGGCATCCGATCGCGCAGGAACTTCGAGATCGAGTAGAGGAGGATTTTTTCGGCGACGTTCATGCCTTCGAGACGCGGTTTCTCACCTCAAAACCGGCCTACCGAGATACAGACCACTACCTTTTCGACCGATCGGCGAGTCGTGGCGGGATCGTTCAGTGGCTCGGTATCCACTGGATCGATCTCTTACCGTGGATTCTGGACGATCCGATCGAGCAGGTCAACGCCTCGCTCAATTCCCGCTCGGATGCCATCGACGTCGAAGACGGCGCCACGATCCAGTTCGAAACTGAATCCGGGGCTCTCGGCACGCTTCAGTGTGGGTATTATCTCCGCGAGGAACGGTACGACACGCACGTCGCGATCTACGGCGACGAGGGCAGAAGTCGGTGGGATCCTATTGGTCGCCAGTTCGGCTTCGACGGCGAAACAGAACTCGAACTCGAGTCGGTAACCGAATGTTGGGACGGGACCGCAAAACGGACGATCAACTACGACTATGAGCCACAGGACGGCTACGGTGGCGAGTGGGGCCTCGAATTCCTCGAATTGTTCCTCGAGGCAATGGACGAGGGGAATCCCGTTCCTGTTTCGCTTGAGGATGCACTCACCGTCCTCGAGGTACTCGACGCAGTCTATGAGTCAGCCGAGACCGATCAGTGGGTTTCCGTTGGCACCGAACGGTCGGTTCCGATCGAGCAGGACTGATGGTGATCGTCGCGATCCGGTGGCAGTCTTTCGGGTAGCTTTCTAGTCACAGTATGGCAGCACCAAGTGCAATGACCGGAGGGATTAATAGCTGACCGGCGCAGATACGGTGTATGTCTGGTACTGTTTCGCACGAGGCGATGCTTCAAGCCGGTGTGGCGAGCAAAAATATTACGCCGGATGGCCCGGTTGAGATGAGCGGGTATGGTGCACGTGAGGGGCTGTCGAGTGGTGTCCATGACTCGCTCTCTGCATCGGCGGTAGTGTTCGATGACGGTGCAGTCACGGTTGGGCTCCTCTCCGTGGACGTGTTGAACGTCTCCCGCGAACTTACACACCAAGTGCGTCAGTCGCTCGCCGATGATGGGATCGTACTCGATGGTCTATTCATTGCCGCGACACACACTCACGCTGGCCCGTATCTTCCCGCCAGAGCACTGGACGTGAGTCCGCCGCTACAAGCCGAGACTGACGTGTCCGACACGGTCGCATCCATTGAACGGGGTCTCGTGGCCGCACTCACCGCGGCGTACGAGCGCCGGGAGGCAGCAACCGTTCGAATCGGCCACGATAGCGAGACG from Natronolimnobius sp. AArcel1 encodes:
- a CDS encoding Gfo/Idh/MocA family protein, whose protein sequence is MSQQRREIGYIGLNHHHAEPYLKSIEDLPVEITGACEPDESVALDSIDGLEAIPTYRSVTELLDREQPDLVWLTLSNEQTPEVIIEAVERGIDVFTEKPVARTAADLRPVIDSVEESEATVGVSYSWRGHPIAQELRDRVEEDFFGDVHAFETRFLTSKPAYRDTDHYLFDRSASRGGIVQWLGIHWIDLLPWILDDPIEQVNASLNSRSDAIDVEDGATIQFETESGALGTLQCGYYLREERYDTHVAIYGDEGRSRWDPIGRQFGFDGETELELESVTECWDGTAKRTINYDYEPQDGYGGEWGLEFLELFLEAMDEGNPVPVSLEDALTVLEVLDAVYESAETDQWVSVGTERSVPIEQD